The DNA region TCACGCTCTGGGCCCTCGTCTTCGCCTGCCTTTATTTCTTCGGCGCCACCGGCGGCATCTGGCTCATCACCTTGATCGCTGCGTTTACCCTCCGGGAATTCTACGCCCTCGTCCGCAAGATGGGCCACCACCCCTTCGACTACGGCATCATCTTCGGCGCGATGATCACCCTCGCCCCACTTTACCTCGAACCGCTCGGCATCGGCGCGTTGGAAATCGCCGCGCTCACCGTCGTCGCGTTTGCCGTCCGCATCCTCCACGACCGCCCCGCCGAAATCCGCGTCGAGTCCCTCGCCTGGTCCGTCTTCGGCGTGATCTACATTCCCTTTCTGCTGCACTTCCTCGTGCGCATCATCCTCATCGCCGGACCGCACGCCGCCACCGGCCTCGCCCTCTGCCTCTGGCTCATCGCCGTATCCAAGTTCTGCGACGTCGGCGCGCTCCTCTCCGGCATGGCCTTCGGCAAACACAAGATGGCCCCCGTCATCAGCCCCAAGAAAACCTGGGAAGGCGCCATCGGTGGCGTCCTCATCTCCGCCGGACTAGGCGCGGGCATCGCCCACTTCGCCGCGCAGTATTATCCAGCCACCTTCACGCCGCTCATCGCCGCACTCGCCGCCGTCCCTATCGCCATTCTCGCCATCGTCTCCGACCTCGTCGAATCCACCATCAAACGCCGCGCCAGCTCCAAAGACTCCGGCAACACCATCCCCGGCATCGGCGGCGTCTTCGACCTCTCCGACAGCCTCATCCTCACCGCCCCCGTCGGCTACATCGTCTTCCACCTCCTCTAAGGGTGCAGCCCGCACACCGAGCGCGCTTTCGAACTCTTCGGGACAACCCTTTCTCACGCAAAGCCGCCAAGGCGCAAAGAAAGAGTCCACTCACCTCCGTCCCTTTGCGCCTTGGCGGCTTTGCGTGAGCCTACCGTCTTCGGATCGCCGATGCCCGGCGC from Nibricoccus aquaticus includes:
- a CDS encoding phosphatidate cytidylyltransferase: MGKRIFSTITLWALVFACLYFFGATGGIWLITLIAAFTLREFYALVRKMGHHPFDYGIIFGAMITLAPLYLEPLGIGALEIAALTVVAFAVRILHDRPAEIRVESLAWSVFGVIYIPFLLHFLVRIILIAGPHAATGLALCLWLIAVSKFCDVGALLSGMAFGKHKMAPVISPKKTWEGAIGGVLISAGLGAGIAHFAAQYYPATFTPLIAALAAVPIAILAIVSDLVESTIKRRASSKDSGNTIPGIGGVFDLSDSLILTAPVGYIVFHLL